The Neomonachus schauinslandi chromosome 13, ASM220157v2, whole genome shotgun sequence DNA segment CAGGCCGAGGCACCGGCCAAGGCTCCCAGCAGCCACGCGGGCAGGACGGGAGCTAGGAGCCCCAGGCGGGGGCAGCGTTGCGGGGGGCCACCCGCAGGTGGCTGCCCCGGCAAAGCCCGGCTCCAAGCCTCCGCCTGGCCCCTCTGTCTCAGAGCCGCCCGCTGGCGCCCATTCCACAGGGAGGCAAGCCGAGGCAGGGTAAGACAGGGGCCCACCTGGGTGTAGCACGTGAGTTCAAGACATACTCTGCCCTCGCCGCCCCACGCCTTTCCTTGGCACCCGCCAGGGACCCCCGTCCCTGCTGCCCTGCCCTGTCCTCTGCTCCACAGCTCCACCTTGAGTCGGGCCAGCTGGCCCTGCTTGGCGCCCCAGGCCGTGTGTGTGTGGGAGCCCGCTGCCAGCAGGAGACAGGCTGCCCACCTGGCAGAGGGCAGGCAGTGGGGCCTGTGCAGGCCCGTGGGCTCATGCCCCACGGCCCGGTTCTGGCTTccttcatctcttctctttctctgggtgCCTCCCCAGAGCCTGGGTCCGGGGATGAAGCTGGTGTCCAGAGGGGGAGGGCCATGGGGGGACGGGTTGCTGGAGCCCCCACACCTCTCATCGGCCTATTCTTGTTCTTGGGACCTGGTCACTGCCCTCACTGGCTGGCACAGGGCCATCCTGGCCACCAGACCCCAGGCCAGGGTCTGGAAGCCACCTCCATCTATCTCTCCAGTTCATCTTGCCGCCTGCCTTTGGCCCCTCAGCCCCTTCCTGAATCTTGGCGTCCCCCTCAGGGGACAGAATGGCTGGCAGGGCCCGAGGGGCAACTCCTCCAGGGCTTGGGGGACCCTCCTCCTTGGGACACCTGTGACCCAGGGTCACCCaggagccagggagccaggctgACCTCCCAGGAAGAGGGCCGGACGGGAccccccaagccccaccccagCACAAGCAAGGTCAGGCCCAAGATGGGTACAGGAGCAGGGGCTGCTTGCGTACGTCCAGCTGCTGGTCCGTCTGTCCAGCACAGCGAGGCAGGCAGGAGCGAGGGCCTGAGTGGCCGGCCAGGCTGGGCAGCAGCCCCCGAGGAGCAGGCAAGGGCAGGTGTGGCCGCCGCCCTTAGCTGTCTAATCACTTATACATATTCATTTTAGGATAGAAAGAGTGGTAGAGCAGAGCCCGACCCTAAAAAGAAAGCCACATTTAGGGCTATCACCTCCACCTTGGCTTCCAGCTTCAAGAGACGTAGGTCCTCCAAAGACACGGTAAGGGGAAGAACGCCCAGTCCCACGTCTCCGACTCTGATCTCGCCCCGCCCCCGTGTCTGTGTCCCGTGCCTCAGGCgtgccctccccctctccctcaccaTCCCATCCACCCCCACCTCTGACCGCTGTGGCCCTTCTGCCCTCATCTCTATTTGCCCAGCACATGAGGtcttcactctctctctagaCCTTTCTCGGTCCTTTCTCCCACGGCCCTCACTGGGTCCTCTTTCCCCATGTGTCTCTGCGTTGGTCTGCCCCCCATATGCCATGACGCCATGCGCCATCTTGAAGCTGTGTCATGTCGTTGGTCAGCCAGTCAGCCTCTGAGCCCAGGGCCCCTGGGAGACCAGAGCCGGTCTGCCCTGGACTCCTCACCTGTGGAGGCCACGCCACCTCTGTCACATCCGTTCCTCCAGCCTCTCCCAGAGGAGCCCACTGCCCTCGCTCCCCCTCGCGACATCTGTGGGGGTGGCTGTGGTGTCCCATCCGCCCATCTGTCTGGCCGCCAGCCCCGCCACCCAGACACCTGTGTCACGCGTCTCACCAGAGCCATGCCTGTTGCATCCCCTCCATGTGGTCTCTGTgtgggccggggctgggggccgggcctGGTTCCATCTGGGTGGACGGCCGGGGCCTGGAACTGGGACAGGCCCCCAGCCACAGGGGACCGCCACAGGGGACTGGGTGGCCCCAGAGGGGTGGAGCCCACCCCAGGCAGAGCCGGAGTCACTGAGGCTCCCAGACAGAGGCGCAGGAAGGAGAGGCCTTGAGGGAGGAGGGCAGCGCCTCAGCTCCCAACCCTCCAGCGCTTCCCCACAGGGCGTCAGAGCAGGGCCTCCTACCCTGGGCAGCTTGTCACCACACCACATGCATGCACACTTGGGATAAAAGCCCTTCAAATGGACCCAGCCTTGCTAGGGGCACCCCGGtccaaggtggggagggggcagcccagAGTTAGCACTGTCCTTGGCCTCCCTGCCGTCCAGGGGCCAGCTTGGCTTCCATCCTGCAGGGGCTTATGCTCCAAGGTGGaaacacacccccccccccccacacacacacacagagcgcACTGGAAAGGAGGCAGATCTCCAGGACATGGACAGAGCTTGGTACAGAATGATCTGAGGCCAGGGTGAAGCCATCAGGGTGCCCCCAGAGGGGCCCATGTGGCCTGGCTGCTCTGCTTCCCAGGAGGGGCTTGGCACTGGGAGGGTAGGTGAAGAGTGAGGGACTGGGAGCTGGGAGCACAGGCCCGAGAAAGTGGGCTGAGCCAGGGGCCCTGCCAAGGGGTTCAGGAACAGATCCAAGACCAGAGAGGAGAGGTGGTGGGGAAGGCCTGGGGAGAGGTTATCCTTGTAGACGACACTTTTAGGGAGGAGCACAAAAGTTACACAGGTGATAGGCTGCTTTGTGAGGGTGTCCTtgatccccccacccacccaacaaTACCCCTACCCAAAGAAAAGCTGCACGCTCCTTAGCTGGTCCAGGTGCAACTCAGAGACCTTCGAGGTGCCTTTCTGGGGACACAATCCCAATAGACTCTTTACCCGAGCCTCTGTAGGCACCAGGGACCATCTCCCAGGGCAGCCCTGACACCATGTGGCATCTGGGGCTGGCCCTGCCCTGTAGGGGTGACTGGGGTGCTGCCAGCTGGAGggtctgggtgggggagggcagcctAGTTCCCATCCTGTTTCGGGCTGGGCGCCTGCttggagggaggcctgggtggggggctctgttgggaggggtggggtcgATCCGGCTGCTAAGATCCTCTGCCCCTGTCCTGTGGCCGGTCTGGGCCAGGGCAGCACTGGGCGCCCAGGGCTGGGGTCCCTGGCAGCCAGCGGGGCCAGCGGGTATTGATTGTTGGTTCTTATTTATAGAGCACCGGGGGTGGACGCGGCGCTTTGCAAAACCAAAAAGACACAGTGCTGCCGCGACGCGCTattgagagggaggagggccagctGCAGATGTGTGCCCGTCATAGGGAGAGCTGAGACGCCCTGCCcgccctcctctgcccccctcccccgcagacagacagacagatggacggGACAGCGGCCCGGCCCACGCAGAGTCCCGGAGCACGACGGGGTCAGGGGGAGGAGcacccccccagcctcccccaggccgcgcccgcccgcccgccggtCGGCCGGCTGGCCGGTCCACCCGTCCCGGCCCTGCGCGTGCCCCCGAGCATGGGGGCTAACGGGCTGCCTTGTCTGTGTATTTCTATTTTGCAGCAGTACCATCCCACTGATATCACGGGCACGCTCAACCTCTCAGATCCCTCGGTCAGCACCGTGGTGTGAGGCCCCCGGAGGCGCCCACCTGCCCAGTTAGCCCGGCCAAGGACACTGATGGGTCCTGCTGCTCGGGAAGGCCTGAGGGAAGCCCACCCGCCCAAGACTGCCCACCCTGGGCCTCCCATCTGTCTGTCCGCCCTGCTGCCGGGCGGGCAGCCCCTGCTGGACCGAGGCTCGGACCAGAGCGGCTGAGGACAGGCCAGAGCTGAGCTGGCTGGGCAGGGCCGCAGGGCACTCCGGcagaggcagggccctggggtctctaagcagtgggggagaggggctaaCCTGGCCCCGGAGGGGCTTGGAGCAGAGACTGAAGCCCCAGCCTTCCCCGGCCACTACCAGAGCCACAGTGGGGATGCGAGGCCCAACTAGCTGGGCCACCCCCTCTTCCAGCGCCTGCTCTTGGCTTGGCAGCCTCAGCTCCACCCCTCTCCTTTTCTTACCCTCGTCCCTTCTCGGCTTGACCCCCATCCATCCAGCTGGCCCTGCCCGTCCCCAACGGCAGACTCTGACCCTCAGTGGGCAGCTGCCTCCCAGGAGCGCGCTGGGGTTCTCCGCTGCCTCTGACCCTTTCCTCCGGTCTCCGCGAGGGCTGAGCCAGCCGTTTGCCTCCTCCAGCCTGCAGCCCAAGATAGGCTTTCCCCCACGCGCTGGCTCCGGACTGTCCTCAGCCCTGCCCGCCAACTTGTACAGGCCCAGCCCTTCCAGTGTCGAGCGCGTGTCTTCCCCGTGCGGCCCGTGCGCAGCCGCGCGCTGCCCCTCCGCCCAGGGGCCCGGCGCGCACTGCCCCTGACCCGGTTTGTGCAGTGGTGATGTCTAAAGGAATGTCACGAAAATTTCTGTCTGTGTTGCTTGTTGACGCGTGCAGGGACTGTGAAGAAGGGCAGGGGACGGGGGAAGATTCGAGAACAGCCAAGGCCCGCTCAGGCCTGAGCAGAGGCGGCGGGGCTCCCAGGGCCAGAGTCCCGCAGTCTCCCCAGGCGGCTGAGGGCGGTGCGTGAGGCAGGCggtgagcacggagcccagcgcCAGGCAGGCGGCCAGGCTGGCGAGGAACGAGATGGGCCCGAGCACGTAGACCACGGCCAGGTCCCGCGGAGCGAGTGGCTGCGGACAGTGGCTGAAGGCGGCGTCCGGGAAGGCGGTCAAGGGGCTGAGCGTCTGGCGCCCTGGCAACACGCAGAGCAGCGTCTGGGTCTCTGCGGGACACAGGTGCAGAgtcaggcggcggcggcggcgacggtGGCCGTGAGTCCCGGCCCGTCCACCCTCGCCCGGAGGGCTCACCTGGCGCCGGCCTCGGGTGCCTGCGCAGCCAGGAGCAGAGCGGACGCAGCGCGCAGCCGCAGGTCCAGGGGTTGCCGCGCAGGTGCAGCGCGTGGAGAGCGGGCAGGCGGGCCAGGAGGCCCGGCGCGAGCGCGGGCAGCTCGTTGTCCTGCAGGCTGAGCGCGCGCAGCAGCGGGAGCGCGCCCAGCGCCGCGGGTTCCAGGCGCGCCAGCCGATTGCCTGCCGGCGAGAGGGAGCGGAGCGCGCGCAGGGGCGAGAAGGTGCGGGGCGCCAGCGCCTCCAGCTGGCTGTCGCTGAGGTCGAGCCGCTGCAGCGCGCCCAAGCTCCAGAAGGCCCGCGCGTGCACCCAGCGCAGCCCGTTCTCGCGCAGGTCCAGGCGCAGCAGCGTGCCAGCGCCCACGAAGGCCCCGGGCGGCAGCGCGCGCACACGGTTGTGGTCCCGCAGCAGCGCGCGCACGCGCCGGCTCAGGTCCGCGGGCACGGCGGGCAGAGCGCGCCCCGAGCAGTTGACCAGGCCGCCCGGCGCGCACTCGCACGCCTCGGGGCAGTCCGGGGTAGCTGGGGTTCCCGAGAAGGTGGCCGCGGTGGACGACTGGGCCCAGAGTGGCCACGGCGACAGCAGCAGGAGCAACATCGGCGGCGGCCGCCGCGAGAGAAAGGAGGGGCTCCTCATGGAGCAGCGCTAGGAGCCCGCTGCTCGTGCGTCCACGGAGCCAGTGCGTCTCTGCCACGTCTGCACAAATACTAAATCTCCGGCCCGAGTGCCGGCAGTTCCTGTTCCATGGCCAGTCCCGCACctagggcaggggctgggcagcCAGCCAGCGTCCTGCACTGCCAACCACCTGTCCCGGAGCTGGGCTGCTCTTGGCTCTGGGCCAGCTGAGGCGCTGACAAGACGCCTCGCCCCTCCTCCCGAGGTACCTACCACCCTGCGCCCCGCGGAGGCCTGAGCGCTGGACAACACCCACACCCACCAAACTCATCGATGCCACGCACGGAATGGGACTCTGTGAGCCCTGCTGCTCTCCCCGGTCTCTGCCCATCTCCTGCCCAGCAAAGTgaccccagcacacacacagtgCCCCCCCATATAGGGATGGTCCCATCCCCATAGTGGATAATTGGTGGGGTCAGGAGCACATGATGGGGGCCTGAGCCCAGGGGGTAGactggagggtggagggggtaCGAGGCAGGGGAACAGTCATGTCTGCCCCACCTGGCCCTGTAAGGACTGTCCTAGAACCTCAAGGAGACAGTGTGGGTAGGGCACAGACACCAGCCCAAGTTCTCCTGTCAAACACTGCTTCCTCTGGAGTCATCAGAGTCGCACATCCTGTCCTGGGGTTTcccggggtggggatgggggcgaCAGGGGCCCCCGGCGCCCCGCCAACTTCATGGGACACAGCAGCAGAAAGATGAGGGGAGGGACCAGGCTGAGGCCTCGGCAAGAGGAGGTGGAAGTACCAGGGCTGTGGCTCCCTGCCCAGGAGGGTGGACAGTGGgtacctcctccccccacccaagatCAAGGAGGTGACCTGGGTGCACACAAACCCCTCCCCAGCCCGTGGCACAGCTGCACCGCGGCTCGAGGACGAGCCTGCAGGGAGGACAGGGCAGAAGCACTGAATACTGTTtaattcccctcccccaggctgcctGCAGCCCTACTCAGGTTGGGGGGCTGAGAGGGAGCTCCCCCTCCACAGTCATGTTTGGGGCCATAGGGTCCACGGGAATGGCCAGGAGGCCTTGTTCGTCCAGGGGCGGCAGCATGGAGACCTCCAGGTCGGGGTCCATGACATGGGACTCCACTTGCACGGAGTGCAGGTCCATGCGATCTTCCTGGACTCCGTAGTGCCCCACCAACCTGCACGACAGGGGCCGGGTCAGGATGGCTGGCCACCAGCACAGGCCTCGAGAGGGCGGGCCCGGGCCTCCGGCCAGTGCTCGTGACCCATCTGTGACCCCCCGCACCTCccaggggcaggaggcaggggcgCGGCTCACCTGTGGGCTTCCCGAGGTTACTCACCTGCTGCTCGTGTGTCTGGGGCATGGCTCACTGGAGGGACAAGGGGAGGTGTGAGTCCCGGAGCAACGGAGCCCAGACGCGCCCCCACCGCCCGCCTCTCCACAGCCCAGCCTGGGAAACGGCGTCCCGGCTCCCGGTAACCCCCCGTCCCCCAGCACGGCCCTGCGGCCCCCAGCcgcccccccagccccgggctcATGCACCTCTTGGCTCTCATGACACCGACTGCCACGATGACCAGGCCGCAGAGGCAACTGGCGCCTATGCCCGCCAGCACCACGAGCAGGGCAATGAGGGCCTCGCGGCTGAGGCCGAGGCTGCACTCGCAGTACGTcccagctgcagagacagggcCCGTGCGGCCGAGGGGCCCTCGTCACCGGCCAGCGGAGGACCCCCAGGGCCGCCCCTCTCCCTGGCGGCCACCAGAAGGGTACGGGAGGGGCCCTCGCAGGGGCGGGGTTcgggggcaggaggaggcacCTGCAGCAGGGATGAGCAAAAGGGACAAACATAGGAGGCCAAGGGGGCTGCCGACCAGGCAGGAGTCAGGCTGGGGACAGGGGGCCAtgtccagcccccagccccaccacacACCTCCGCACGGAACCCATCGGAAGGCGCTGACCTCACAGTGGGGCCCTGAAGCAGagcgggtgggggcagggcttcGGCTGGAGCTTCACTTGAGCTCGGTGCCCGAGTGGAGGAGCCCTGGGCAGGCAGCCCCGGGGTGGGGCAGGTAGGGTGGAGAGGGGCCTGGGAGCCACTTCTGAGTGCCCTGCCGGACCCAAGGCCAAGGCAAGGATGGGGCTGCCCTGGCCTGGGGGGGGCGGTGCtttgtggggaagggggtggagccCATGCCTAGGCCCCTGGGAAGGTGGAGACAGTGGCCCGGAAACCCCGGGGGGCCCAGAGCGCGCAGCACAGGCCCGGGTTCCTCTCTCAGGATCCCCGGGGCTGGGACAAGCAGGGGCCAAGGGGGGGCAAGGCGTGGTGGACCTGTGCTCACTGCCCTCCCTCACGCGGGCCGTCCTGGGGAGGGTCCcgcccacacccacacccacgcCCCAGCAATGCTCAGGTCTGGAGGAACCTCCAGGGGTTCTTCAACCCCCCAGGAGAGGTGAGCACTGCCCACAGGTCTCCCCAGCACATCCTCCGGGTGTGCCTGGCTCAGAAGCGGCTGCAGGTAGCATCTGAGGCTCCAGCTTAGGTGTCCTTCAAGTGGGAGCCCAGCTGACCCTCTGAGGGCTGCTTCCTGGGGCATCTTCCTGCCACCCGACAAGCGCCGCCTGAGGGACTCACCTGCAGGATGGCATCTTTAGAGTTaacctcagcctcctccctggtcTCCTGCACTGCCTCTCCACCCTgaggcctcctccctcctcccctaaGGACCCGGCCAAGCAAACCACCCAGGCAGCAGGAGGAAGTGCCCCACCGCACAGCTGACCCCGCAGGGCGCCAGGGGCAAGCGTGCAGAGGGGCCCCAGCTGACCCCTGCTCGCTGGGGACCTCCCTGACTCCAGACAGGGGTGGCCCCTCCTAGGGGAGCCCTCAGGGACCAGCCAGCGGTTTCTGGCCTGATGAGTAATGCTGTGACCCAAGACACAGCTTTTTTACCACATTCATCCACAAACCAAGTCGGAAGGGACGGGAAGCAGGAGTGCCGTGCCCAGAACCGGACGCAGCCCCCTGCCAGGCCGGTCTAGCAGGTTTGCACCCTGGTTAGGACGACAAAGGTACACTCAGCCCAGTGCCGGGCGGCCTTCCGCCTGGAGGGAATGTGGGCTGTCAGAGCCTCCTCCTGGGCCCCCACCAGAACGCGGAGGAAAGCGGGAGGCCCCTCTTCTAGTGACCACGGCTCAGCAGCCTCGGTGGTGGGCAGAGtccaggagggggaggggtcagCTGCTACGGCTACACACCTGTTCCCACCACGTTGTCCTCCAAGCCCGTGGCCAACAGAACACTCTGGGGTAAGAAAGGGAAGTCCCAGAACAGGGCTGGCTGCAGGGCCCCGAGCAACAGGCCCAAGTGGAGAAGTGGGGGTAGGCACTGGAAGACAGCCGGCGGTGGGGGGGACCCAAGAGTGTGTAGGGGCAATAGGCATGGCTCCAGGCCTGGGAAGGCACCCCGGGCAGGTGGGAGCAGGAGTGGAGGCTCTTTCCAAAGGGCCTCTGTTGCCTGGGAGGACAGCGCCACCAGCTAGAGGGAGCTCCCAGCACCGGCCTGGGTGGAGCCTacacccttccctgcctcctgggaCCTCAGGGCTGGGGCAGTGCCAGGCCCCCAAAACCCCTTGCACAGGACCCCGTGTGTGCTCTGGACACTGCTGGCCTCCCAGCTGCACTGGGAAGACTGGTTTCACAGGGTTCTTCAACTGTACTCTGAGCACTGAGGCCCCGGCGTGCTCCCGACCACGTGCCTGAGGGCACAGAAACCAGCTTCACTGTGAGCCACAAATAGCCAGCCCCTCCTGCTGCGGACATGGGGAGTTCTTGGTCCATCAGGGGACGCTCAGCTGCCTGCCCATCTCACACATCCCAGTGGCGTCCACGCGTCCCAGCAACAGCCCTGGAGCCTCAGGCCAGGAAGAGGGCGGTGACCCAACGGCTCCTTCCAAAGGCCAGAGTGAGGCTTGGGGCTGGAGGCCTCCGGTGTGCTCCTGCCTGAGCTTCAGGCTCAGAGGTGGGCCTTCCCCAGCTGGTGTGGCCTAGGGACACCCATGTGccagggctctggggctggagctcAAACACAGGTATGCAGGCCGGGACTGGGCCCGGCCACTCATGTCTCCCCTCACCTGCTCCCAGGGAGCCAGGTCCTGctgagtgggggtggagaggtCGGGCTGGAGGGACAACCTGGCCCAAGCTCATGATGGGCCACAAAGCCACCAGGacagggaaaggacagagaaCCATTCGCTTTACTCTGCActctgggggctgggcaggggctgggggcgggtGGGGTGGATGGTGCGGGAAGGGCCCCATGGGGCGCCTCAGCTGCAGCTCTTGGGCAGGCGGTAGACGCCGGCCGAGTAGACGAGCTGCTGGTCACGCACCTTCTTCTGCAGGAAGCCCTGCAGCTCCTGCAGGTCAATCTCGGCCAGTGCGGGGCCGGTCACCACAAACATGCGCAGCATACTGTAGATGCGCTCCAGTGACAGGCTCTCCAGGTTGGTCAGCATGGCCTGGATGTACGTCCAGAAAagctggggagacagagagcaggctGGCAGTCGGGCCACCACCCGCCGGGTTGCCACCTCGCCAGAGGCCAAGCCAGGCCGCCGCCCCCCAGCACAGTCGCACCAgcagctcctcctccttctggtcCGCCTGCGAGGCCATGCCCGAGTCGCTCTCCTCGTCGCTGTCGATGAGCACCATGCTGTCCCGGTCCTGGGGCCGCTCCTCCTCCACCACAGAGAAGGTGCCGGCGGGCTCCTCACGCAGCACGCCCTGCTGCAGCCACACGGACATGCGCCGCCGCAGGAGAGCCACGGGCATCTTCACCACCTtgctcagctcctccagggtcCAGCTGGCTGTGTGGAGTGGCCGCGAGCTCTGGGCACATGGGGCGAGGCCAAgccccctgcccatcccccccgGCTTCCTGGAGGTCAGCAGGACCAGGGGGGCTGGCCCGGGGGGGCATGGCTGGGGCCGGCCGGCAAGGGGTCAGTGGGCTCACCTTGGTCCTGGAAGTACAGCAGGACCACCGCCTGCACGGGAGTCACCGCCACAGACAGGGTGCGGTCAGCCAGCTCCACGTCCATGGTCACCAGACCCAGGGTGTGCTTCCAGCTGAGGGTCCGCATGGCCTGGGGAGGGCCGGAGTCAGCATGAAGTCAGCACCGGCGGCCCCGCGGCCCTGCACCAGGGAGCGAAGGGCTCCCTGACCTGCCCCCGCCGGGCCATCAGCAGCAGCAAGAGGACAGGACAGGGCTCTGGCTCCCACCCGCTCAGCCAGCTCGGTCAGTGGGCACTGACAGACCCCCGCGGCCTCTGAGAAACACGTCCgcgtcctaacccccaggaccccAGAGTGTGACCTGAGCTGGAGACGGGGTCATGGCAGGTGGGGCCGGTTAAGGTGAGGTCATGTGGAGTGCCGGGGGCCCTGACGGAACATGGTCAGCGtcctcggggcgggggggggggggtgaggacagaggcagagactgcagGGACGCAGACACAGCCAAGAGACACCAAGCAAGGCCTGCAAACCCGCTCCCCGATGCCGGGGGGCAGGAAGGACCAGCCCACACCCTGCTGACACCCTGGCCTCCACACTGCCTGcagaacagaagaaaagcttGTTCTGAGGACCCGTTGTGGCACTTTGTTCCAGCAGCCACAAGAAAGGCACA contains these protein-coding regions:
- the LRRC26 gene encoding leucine-rich repeat-containing protein 26, producing MRSPSFLSRRPPPMLLLLLSPWPLWAQSSTAATFSGTPATPDCPEACECAPGGLVNCSGRALPAVPADLSRRVRALLRDHNRVRALPPGAFVGAGTLLRLDLRENGLRWVHARAFWSLGALQRLDLSDSQLEALAPRTFSPLRALRSLSPAGNRLARLEPAALGALPLLRALSLQDNELPALAPGLLARLPALHALHLRGNPWTCGCALRPLCSWLRRHPRPAPETQTLLCVLPGRQTLSPLTAFPDAAFSHCPQPLAPRDLAVVYVLGPISFLASLAACLALGSVLTACLTHRPQPPGETAGLWPWEPRRLCSGLSGPWLFSNLPPSPALLHSPCTRQQATQTEIFVTFL
- the TMEM210 gene encoding transmembrane protein 210 gives rise to the protein MAPCPQPDSCLVGSPLGLLCLSLLLIPAAAGTYCECSLGLSREALIALLVVLAGIGASCLCGLVIVAVGVMRAKSEPCPRHTSSRLVGHYGVQEDRMDLHSVQVESHVMDPDLEVSMLPPLDEQGLLAIPVDPMAPNMTVEGELPLSPPT